In Anopheles gambiae chromosome 2, idAnoGambNW_F1_1, whole genome shotgun sequence, a single window of DNA contains:
- the LOC1281638 gene encoding splicing factor 3B subunit 4 has product MAAGPIAERNQDATIYVGGLDDKVTETLLWELFVQSGPVVNVHMPKDRVTQMHQGYGFVEFLGEEDADYAIKIMNMIKLYGKPIRVNKASAHQKSLDVGANIFIGNLDLEVDEKLLYDTFSAFGVILQTPKIMRDPETGNSKGFAFINFASFEASDAAMDAMNGQYLCNRPISVSYAFKKDSKGERHGSAAERLLAAQNPLSHADRPHQLFADAPAPPSMHPGMMGHPMMPPPLLAPPPPPTNPVIPQPPIMPPPQAPSGYGGPGAIPPPPLPPPLGVQPQPPLPAAPMGIPPPPRMIPPPPWQQPGAPAPPAPVGAPPPAPSAPFPPPPPSFPPAGSAAGGQFPPPPPAPSTPRPPPPGGVRPPQPPPPQMAGFPPRPPPGGGFPPQPRLPPPPPSTNYTTDGYGAY; this is encoded by the coding sequence ATGCAACGATTTACGTTGGTGGACTGGACGATAAGGTTACGGAGACGCTGCTTTGGGAACTGTTCGTTCAGAGCGGACCCGTGGTGAACGTGCACATGCCGAAGGATCGTGTCACACAGATGCACCAGGGTTACGGGTTCGTCGAGTTTCTGGGCGAGGAAGACGCCGACTATGCGATCAAAATCATGAACATGATCAAGCTGTACGGCAAACCGATCCGTGTGAACAAGGCTTCCGCCCACCAGAAGAGCCTGGATGTGGGGGCGAACATTTTCATCGGCAACCTGGATCTGGAGGTGGACGAGAAGCTGCTGTACGACACGTTCTCCGCCTTCGGAGTGATCCTGCAGACGCCAAAGATTATGCGCGATCCGGAGACGGGCAACTCGAAGGGATTTGCTTTCATAAACTTCGCCAGCTTCGAAGCGTCGGATGCGGCCATGGATGCCATGAACGGACAGTACCTTTGCAATCGCCCCATATCGGTTTCGTACGCGTTCAAGAAGGATTCGAAAGGCGAACGGCACGGATCGGCCGCAGAGCGCTTGCTGGCGGCACAGAACCCGCTGTCGCACGCGGACCGACCGCATCAGCTGTTTGCCGATGCTCCCGCCCCGCCCTCGATGCATCCGGGTATGATGGGTCATCCGATGATGCCACCGCCCCTGCtggcaccaccgccgccacccaCGAATCCGGTAATACCGCAACCGCCCATCATGCCGCCACCGCAAGCTCCCAGCGGATACGGTGGCCCAGGAGCAATCCCTCCGCCCCCGTTGCCACCGCCACTCGGCGTTCAACCGCAACCTCCACTGCCAGCTGCCCCGATGGGCATTCCGCCGCCACCACGCATGATTCCGCCACCGCCGTGGCAACAACCGGGCGCCCCGGCACCTCCCGCCCCCGTCGGCGCTCCTCCTCCAGCTCCATCGGCACCATTTCCTCCGCCGCCGCCATCGTTTCCTCCCGCGGGCAGCGCCGCTGGTGGACAGtttccaccaccgccgcccgcACCCAGCACGCCTCGGCCACCTCCTCCGGGTGGGGTAAGGCCACCgcaaccgccaccaccacaaaTGGCCGGTTTTCCGCCAAGACCCCCGCCAGGGGGTGGATTCCCGCCCCAGCCGAGactaccaccgccaccaccctCGACCAACTACACAACGGACGGTTACGGAGCGTACTGA
- the LOC1281637 gene encoding histone acetyltransferase Tip60, protein MDSEDAAQTIFDSASSLVEGCRLPVKMSGTNDWPLAEIISIREGSDRKCYYYVHYVDFNKRLDEWVTEEFLDMRKVQFPRKDGITTGQNTGVTTPKRLPPALTCSRPASPVQTPEITVNGGAVLEAALQKKISRKRKATSTENEDSEDVPSTPTPRQSGSMVAHHDDVVTRMKNVQLIELGRHRIKPWYFAPYPQEMCTMSCIYICEFCLKYRKSRKCLERHTKKCNLRHPPGNEIYRKSTISFFEIDGRKNKSYAQNLCLLAKLFLDHKTLYYDTDPFLFYVMTEYDTSGFHIVGYFSKEKESTEDYNVACILTIPPYQRKGYGKLLIEFSYELSKFEGKTGSPEKPLSDLGLLSYRSYWAQTILEILILQKPTGDNEKPQITINEICELTSIKKEDVISTLQILNLINYYKGQYIICINKETIDQHKKAMEKRKIRIDSKCLHWTPKDWSKRSKW, encoded by the exons ATGGATTCCGAAGACGCAGCACAAACAATTTTCGATTCGGCG TCCTCGCTGGTGGAAGGCTGCCGGTTACCGGTGAAAATGAGCGGGACGAACGATTGGCCACTAGCAGAAATTATCAGCATTAGGGAGGGATCGGATAGAAAATGCTATTACTACGTACATTATGTAGATT TTAACAAACGACTAGACGAATGGGTGACGGAGGAGTTTTTGGACATGCGGAAGGTACAGTTCCCCCGCAAGGACGGCATAACGACGGGGCAGAATACCGGCGTAACGACACCGAAACGATTACCTCCCGCGCTGACCTGCTCCCGGCCTGCCAGTCCCGTCCAGACGCCCGAAATCACGGTCAACGGTGGTGCCGTGCTCGAGGCGGCACTGCAGAAGAAAATCAGCCGAAAGCGGAAAGCGACCTCCACCGAAAACGAGGACTCGGAGGACGTACCCTCGACGCCGACGCCGCGCCAGTCGGGCAGTATGGTGGCGCACCACGACGATGTGGTGACGCGCATGAAGAATGTGCAGCTGATCGAGCTCGGCCGGCACCGGATCAAACCGTGGTACTTTGCGCCCTACCCGCAGGAGATGTGCACGATGTCGTGTATCTACATCTGCGAGTTCTGTCTCAAGTACCGGAAGAGTCGCAAGTGTCTGGAGCGGCATACGAAAAAGTGCAACCTGCGCCATCCGCCCGGGAACGAGATCTATCGCAAGAGCACGATCAGCTTCTTCGAGATTGACGGgcggaaaaacaaaagctacgCTCAAAACCTCTGCCTGCTGGCGAAGCTGTTTCTCGACCACAAGACGCTGTACTACGACACGGATCCGTTCCTGTTCTACGTGATGACCGAGTACGACACGAGCGGGTTCCACATCGTCGGGTACTTCTCGAAGGAGAAGGAAAGCACGGAAGACTACAACGTGGCGTGCATATTGACTATTCCACCGTACCAGCGAAAAGGCTACGGAAAGCTACTAATAGAATTTA GTTACGAATTATCCAAGTTCGAAGGAAAAACGGGTTCACCGGAGAAGCCATTGTCCGATTTAGGTTTACTGTCGTACCGCAGCTATTGGGCGCAGACGATACTAGAAATATTAATCCTCCAAAAGCCAACCGGCGACAACGAAAAGCCACAAATAACGATAAA TGAAATATGCGAACTCACCAGTATAAAAAAAGAGGACGTCATCTCGACGCTGCAGATACTGAATCTAATCAACTACTACAAGGGCCAGTACATAATCTGCATCAACAAGGAAACGATCGATCAGCACAAAAAGGCGATGGAGAAGCGAAAGATTCGCATCGACTCGAAGTGTCTCCACTGGACGCCCAAGGACTGGTCGAAGCGATCGAAATGGTAG
- the LOC5667536 gene encoding uncharacterized protein LOC5667536 isoform X2 yields the protein MMGDCVGRAANHKSNGTTTSILHSASPQIVLPNGVILNRRPKSDTAALNECLLCWNQPQDPSRCPNCARQYCLQCITKWFGAKRAQTPDGGIDCPNCHAKLPLENLVQCAAAVHDKLASGACEPVHLSNGDACNGSLKLNGNGSATPPPTAEKGTIRVVVKVLESDADATPNGSQTVLTNGTVTAADCALPNGSSSEKMHPPMTNGKQQQQQQPVKQHDKRKDNTSPQQNGTELDAVGKQAGSGPLENGRNKPKPPQPIICNGVHPETTSKERKSANQSNGRPTVTFEEAKPTRRNGYRNKQAAESAKATVVEKQPSPPIDDQASLARSSPVTAASPERVVREDDSSTAGVSDNLCPTHALPMLFFCLSCNGCICETCALHDDTHAEHTFKKITTMYDSKVEKIRHEFGGIREYLADVGTVLRAIEQNIDWVRASKARKLQELSQLLHTEAENIERQIQAKLTLLQRQKDSVAGEIARVTGAYRRLESELKACPKPELLFKDGDFLQRCARLIETPASKSFRHEHVPVDLDCEFVPEFRSEVFVIKNYHAIEPMEECRTSDVLRDVVGFGWRLHIWKSDHLSVTLIMTDGVIGRYEYCIELMHEDPAKAIRLTQIDHFELHQTGPVHDLIENEQLEVEGFLNPEDDSLQIKFSVRPPTIVMVSRYQQEFIDRFMKDNINEYDSNVITICNIRDPTTSIVLSKQYTDTVGSRWRLNVYPKGNNTNQRYLSTYVELCDGIAGRYQYTVELLHDDVTRQVKFQSEDHFKVGDIQGYQKFIRVRRLLEEGYLNAEGSILIRLSIRPANLALRCQYQEEYQTLKEDKLRTQFNAQLNQNLTRIKSLRDDNASLQALVYPEYASNIFVVRNFSALREAQEDICSDNAYDDLGCCWRLIVYANGDKEGRDEWLSVYLRLLEGIPGSYEYCVELLHNDAAKTVKMEGTQSFDIQERFGWTRFARLDWICANGFVSEEQDALYFRFSLRPPNYKAKCEYHHLLRLEAKRECELLKRELIPSYSTKTYTLRNFSEMQRKDSFIYSDPLVDDLGFTWRLLIYANGHNEARGNHLSIYLILFEGVSARFEYRVELLHPQNPTANIKMEGVNVFKLKKIWGWPQFMDHERLQEEGYLDQSADTLEFRLSMCPPDIKLKCEYQQEFIRKLKENQK from the exons ATGATGGGAGATTGCGTCGGACGTGCGGCGAACCACAAGAGcaacggcaccaccaccagcatccTACACAGCGCATCGCCCCAGATCGTCCTGCCGAACGGTGTGATTCTGAACCGCCGGCCCAAGTCGGATACGGCCGCCCTGAACGAGTGTCTGCTGTGCTGGAACCAGCCGCAAGATCCGAGCCGCTGTCCGAACTGTGCCCGCCAGTACTGTCTGCAGTGCATCACCAAGTGGTTCGGTGCGAAGCGGGCCCAAACGCCCGACGGTGGCATCGACTGTCCCAACTGTCACGCGAAGCTACCGCTCGAGAATCTGGTGCAGTGTGCGGCCGCGGTGCATGATAAGCTGGCCAGTGGTGCCTGTGAACCGGTCCACCTCAGCAACGGGGACGCCTGCAATGGGTCACTTAAGTTGAACGGCAATGGGTCGGCCACACCGCCACCGACGGCCGAGAAGGGTACGATTCGCGTGGTGGTGAAGGTGCTGGAAAGCGATGCCGATGCGACACCGAACGGCTCACAGACCGTGCTCACGAACGGAACGGTTACGGCGGCCGACTGTGCCCTGCCGAACGGTTCCAGCTCGGAAAAGATGCATCCACCGATGACGAacggcaagcagcagcagcagcagcagccggtgaAGCAGCATGACAAGCGAAAAGATAACACATCACCGCAGCAGAACGGTACGGAATTGGACGCTGTCGGGAAGCAGGCAGGTTCCGGCCCGTTGGAAAACGGacgaaacaaaccaaaaccaccacAGCCCATCATCTGTAACGGGGTGCATCCGGAGACGACGTCCAAGGAGCGCAAAAGCGCAAACCAAAGCAATGGAAGACCCACGGTGACGTTCGAGGAAGCAAAGCCAACACGCCGAAACGGTTACCGTAACAAACAGGCGGCTGAGAGTGCAAAGGCCACGGTCGTTGAAAAGCAACCATCGCCTCCGATTGATGACCAGGCAAGCCTGGCGAGATCCTCACCCGTGACTGCAGCTTCACCGGAAAGGGTTGTGCGGGAAGATGACTCCTCTACTGCCGGGGTCTCCGATAACCTCTGTCCAACGCACGCGCTGCCGATGCTGTTCTTCTGTCTGTCTTGTAATGGATGCATCTGCGAGACCTGCGCGCTGCACGACGACACGCATGCCGAGCACACGTTCAAGAAGATCACCACCATGTACGACAGTAAGGTGGAGAAGATCCGGCACGAGTTCGGTGGCATCAGGGAGTATCTGGCCGACGTCGGTACGGTGCTGCGCGCCATCGAGCAGAACATTGACTGGGTTCGGGCGTCCAAGGCACGGAAGCTGCAGGAGCTGAGCCAGCTGCTGCACACCGAGGCGGAAAACATAGAGCGCCAGATACAGGCCAAGCTGACGCTGCTCCAGCGCCAGAAGGACTCGGTGGCGGGCGAGATTGCGCGCGTCACCGGCGCTTACCGGCGGTTGGAGAGTGAACTGAAGGCATGCCCGAAACCGGAGCTACTCTTCAAGGACGGTGACTTTCTGCAGCGCTGTGCTCGATTGATTGAAACACCCGCCTCGAAGTCGTTCCGTCACGAGCACGTCCCGGTGGATTTGGATTG TGAGTTTGTGCCCGAGTTCCGGTCGGAGGTGTTCGTTATCAAGAACTACCACGCGATCGAACCGATGGAAGAATGCCGAACCTCGGATGTGTTGCGCGATGTGGTCGGATTCGGGTGGCGTCTGCACATCTGGAAGAGTGATCATCTCTCGGTGACGCTCATCATGACGGACGGCGTTATTGGAAG ATACGAATACTGCATCGAGCTAATGCACGAGGATCCGGCGAAAGCGATCAGGCTGACACAGATCGATCACTTCGAGCTGCACCAAACCGGCCCGGTACACGATCTGATCGAGAACGAGCAGCTCGAGGTGGAAGGCTTCCTCAATCCGGAGGACGACTCGCTGCAGATCAAGTTCTCCGTCCGGCCGCCCACGATCGTCATGGTGAGCCGGTACCAGCAGGAGTTTATCGATCGCTTCATGAAGGATAACATCAA CGAATACGACAGCAACGTAATCACGATCTGCAACATTCGCGATCCCACGACGTCGATCGTACTGTCGAAGCAGTACACCGACACGGTCGGCTCCCGGTGGCGGCTGAACGTGTATCCGAAGGGGAACAACACCAACCAGCGCTATCTGAGCACGTATGTGGAGCTGTGCGATGGTATCGCGGGCAG ATATCAGTACACGGTGGAGCTGCTGCACGATGATGTGACGCGCCAGGTAAAGTTCCAGTCGGAGGACCACTTCAAGGTGGGCGATATACAGGGCTACCAGAAGTTTATCCGCGTGCGGAGGCTGCTCGAGGAGGGCTATCTGAACGCGGAGGGCTCGATTCTGATTCGCCTCTCGATTCGACCGGCCAACCTTGCGCTGCGCTGCCAGTATCAGGAGGAGTACCAAACGCTTAAGGAGGACAAACTGCGCACACAGTTCAATGC CCAGCTGAACCAAAACCTAACCAGGATAAAGAGCCTGCGCGACGACAATGCGTCCCTGCAGGCGCTAGTCTATCCGGAGTACGCGTCCAACATCTTCGTGGTGCGCAACTTCAGTGCCCTGCGGGAGGCCCAGGAGGACATCTGCTCGGACAATGCGTACGACGATCTGGGGTGCTGCTGGCGGCTGATCGTGTACGCGAACGGTGATAAGGAAGGACGCGATGAGTGGCTAAGCGTGTACCTGAGACTGCTAGAAGGCATTCCGGGAAG CTACGAGTACTGCGTGGAGCTGTTGCACAACGACGCTGCCAAGACGGTCAAAATGGAGGGGACACAGTCGTTCGACATACAGGAGCGCTTTGGCTGGACGCGCTTCGCCCGGCTGGACTGGATCTGTGCGAATGGGTTCGTCAGCGAGGAGCAGGACGCGCTGTACTTTCGATTTTCCCTCCGGCCACCGAACTACAAGGCAAAGTGCGAATATCACCATCTACTGCGGCTGGAAGCGAAGCGGGAATGTGAGCTACTGAAGCG TGAACTGATACCGTCGTACAGCACGAAGACTTACACGTTACGCAACTTTTCGGAGATGCAGCGCAAGGACAGCTTCATCTATTCGGACCCACTGGTGGACGATCTAGGATTCACCTGGAGACTGCTAATCTACGCCAACGGACACAATGAGGCGCGTGGCAATCATCTCAGCATCTATCTGATACTATTCGAAGGAGTATCTGCCAG GTTCGAGTACCGGGTGGAGCTGCTACATCCCCAAAATCCGACCGCCAACATCAAGATGGAGGGCGTGAACGTGTTCAAGCTGAAGAAGATCTGGGGCTGGCCACAGTTTATGGATCACGAGCGGCTGCAGGAGGAGGGCTACCTCGACCAGTCGGCGGACACGCTCGAGTTCCGCCTGTCCATGTGCCCGCCGGACATTAAGCTGAAGTGTGAATATCAGCAGGAGTTTATACGCAAGCTTAAGGAAAATCAGAAATAG
- the LOC5667536 gene encoding uncharacterized protein LOC5667536 isoform X1 codes for MMGDCVGRAANHKSNGTTTSILHSASPQIVLPNGVILNRRPKSDTAALNECLLCWNQPQDPSRCPNCARQYCLQCITKWFGAKRAQTPDGGIDCPNCHAKLPLENLVQCAAAVHDKLASGACEPVHLSNGDACNGSLKLNGNGSATPPPTAEKGTIRVVVKVLESDADATPNGSQTVLTNGTVTAADCALPNGSSSEKMHPPMTNGKQQQQQQPVKQHDKRKDNTSPQQNGTELDAVGKQAGSGPLENGRNKPKPPQPIICNGVHPETTSKERKSANQSNGRPTVTFEEAKPTRRNGYRNKQAAESAKATVVEKQPSPPIDDQASLARSSPVTAASPERVVREDDSSTAGVSDNLCPTHALPMLFFCLSCNGCICETCALHDDTHAEHTFKKITTMYDSKVEKIRHEFGGIREYLADVGTVLRAIEQNIDWVRASKARKLQELSQLLHTEAENIERQIQAKLTLLQRQKDSVAGEIARVTGAYRRLESELKACPKPELLFKDGDFLQRCARLIETPASKSFRHEHVPVDLDCEFVPEFRSEVFVIKNYHAIEPMEECRTSDVLRDVVGFGWRLHIWKSDHLSVTLIMTDGVIGRYEYCIELMHEDPAKAIRLTQIDHFELHQTGPVHDLIENEQLEVEGFLNPEDDSLQIKFSVRPPTIVMVSRYQQEFIDRFMKDNINEYDSNVITICNIRDPTTSIVLSKQYTDTVGSRWRLNVYPKGNNTNQRYLSTYVELCDGIAGRYQYTVELLHDDVTRQVKFQSEDHFKVGDIQGYQKFIRVRRLLEEGYLNAEGSILIRLSIRPANLALRCQYQEEYQTLKEDKLRTQFNAQLNQNLTRIKSLRDDNASLQALVYPEYASNIFVVRNFSALREAQEDICSDNAYDDLGCCWRLIVYANGDKEGRDEWLSVYLRLLEGIPGSYEYCVELLHNDAAKTVKMEGTQSFDIQERFGWTRFARLDWICANGFVSEEQDALYFRFSLRPPNYKAKCEYHHLLRLEAKRECELLKRELIPSYSTKTYTLRNFSEMQRKDSFIYSDPLVDDLGFTWRLLIYANGHNEARGNHLSIYLILFEGVSASRFEYRVELLHPQNPTANIKMEGVNVFKLKKIWGWPQFMDHERLQEEGYLDQSADTLEFRLSMCPPDIKLKCEYQQEFIRKLKENQK; via the exons ATGATGGGAGATTGCGTCGGACGTGCGGCGAACCACAAGAGcaacggcaccaccaccagcatccTACACAGCGCATCGCCCCAGATCGTCCTGCCGAACGGTGTGATTCTGAACCGCCGGCCCAAGTCGGATACGGCCGCCCTGAACGAGTGTCTGCTGTGCTGGAACCAGCCGCAAGATCCGAGCCGCTGTCCGAACTGTGCCCGCCAGTACTGTCTGCAGTGCATCACCAAGTGGTTCGGTGCGAAGCGGGCCCAAACGCCCGACGGTGGCATCGACTGTCCCAACTGTCACGCGAAGCTACCGCTCGAGAATCTGGTGCAGTGTGCGGCCGCGGTGCATGATAAGCTGGCCAGTGGTGCCTGTGAACCGGTCCACCTCAGCAACGGGGACGCCTGCAATGGGTCACTTAAGTTGAACGGCAATGGGTCGGCCACACCGCCACCGACGGCCGAGAAGGGTACGATTCGCGTGGTGGTGAAGGTGCTGGAAAGCGATGCCGATGCGACACCGAACGGCTCACAGACCGTGCTCACGAACGGAACGGTTACGGCGGCCGACTGTGCCCTGCCGAACGGTTCCAGCTCGGAAAAGATGCATCCACCGATGACGAacggcaagcagcagcagcagcagcagccggtgaAGCAGCATGACAAGCGAAAAGATAACACATCACCGCAGCAGAACGGTACGGAATTGGACGCTGTCGGGAAGCAGGCAGGTTCCGGCCCGTTGGAAAACGGacgaaacaaaccaaaaccaccacAGCCCATCATCTGTAACGGGGTGCATCCGGAGACGACGTCCAAGGAGCGCAAAAGCGCAAACCAAAGCAATGGAAGACCCACGGTGACGTTCGAGGAAGCAAAGCCAACACGCCGAAACGGTTACCGTAACAAACAGGCGGCTGAGAGTGCAAAGGCCACGGTCGTTGAAAAGCAACCATCGCCTCCGATTGATGACCAGGCAAGCCTGGCGAGATCCTCACCCGTGACTGCAGCTTCACCGGAAAGGGTTGTGCGGGAAGATGACTCCTCTACTGCCGGGGTCTCCGATAACCTCTGTCCAACGCACGCGCTGCCGATGCTGTTCTTCTGTCTGTCTTGTAATGGATGCATCTGCGAGACCTGCGCGCTGCACGACGACACGCATGCCGAGCACACGTTCAAGAAGATCACCACCATGTACGACAGTAAGGTGGAGAAGATCCGGCACGAGTTCGGTGGCATCAGGGAGTATCTGGCCGACGTCGGTACGGTGCTGCGCGCCATCGAGCAGAACATTGACTGGGTTCGGGCGTCCAAGGCACGGAAGCTGCAGGAGCTGAGCCAGCTGCTGCACACCGAGGCGGAAAACATAGAGCGCCAGATACAGGCCAAGCTGACGCTGCTCCAGCGCCAGAAGGACTCGGTGGCGGGCGAGATTGCGCGCGTCACCGGCGCTTACCGGCGGTTGGAGAGTGAACTGAAGGCATGCCCGAAACCGGAGCTACTCTTCAAGGACGGTGACTTTCTGCAGCGCTGTGCTCGATTGATTGAAACACCCGCCTCGAAGTCGTTCCGTCACGAGCACGTCCCGGTGGATTTGGATTG TGAGTTTGTGCCCGAGTTCCGGTCGGAGGTGTTCGTTATCAAGAACTACCACGCGATCGAACCGATGGAAGAATGCCGAACCTCGGATGTGTTGCGCGATGTGGTCGGATTCGGGTGGCGTCTGCACATCTGGAAGAGTGATCATCTCTCGGTGACGCTCATCATGACGGACGGCGTTATTGGAAG ATACGAATACTGCATCGAGCTAATGCACGAGGATCCGGCGAAAGCGATCAGGCTGACACAGATCGATCACTTCGAGCTGCACCAAACCGGCCCGGTACACGATCTGATCGAGAACGAGCAGCTCGAGGTGGAAGGCTTCCTCAATCCGGAGGACGACTCGCTGCAGATCAAGTTCTCCGTCCGGCCGCCCACGATCGTCATGGTGAGCCGGTACCAGCAGGAGTTTATCGATCGCTTCATGAAGGATAACATCAA CGAATACGACAGCAACGTAATCACGATCTGCAACATTCGCGATCCCACGACGTCGATCGTACTGTCGAAGCAGTACACCGACACGGTCGGCTCCCGGTGGCGGCTGAACGTGTATCCGAAGGGGAACAACACCAACCAGCGCTATCTGAGCACGTATGTGGAGCTGTGCGATGGTATCGCGGGCAG ATATCAGTACACGGTGGAGCTGCTGCACGATGATGTGACGCGCCAGGTAAAGTTCCAGTCGGAGGACCACTTCAAGGTGGGCGATATACAGGGCTACCAGAAGTTTATCCGCGTGCGGAGGCTGCTCGAGGAGGGCTATCTGAACGCGGAGGGCTCGATTCTGATTCGCCTCTCGATTCGACCGGCCAACCTTGCGCTGCGCTGCCAGTATCAGGAGGAGTACCAAACGCTTAAGGAGGACAAACTGCGCACACAGTTCAATGC CCAGCTGAACCAAAACCTAACCAGGATAAAGAGCCTGCGCGACGACAATGCGTCCCTGCAGGCGCTAGTCTATCCGGAGTACGCGTCCAACATCTTCGTGGTGCGCAACTTCAGTGCCCTGCGGGAGGCCCAGGAGGACATCTGCTCGGACAATGCGTACGACGATCTGGGGTGCTGCTGGCGGCTGATCGTGTACGCGAACGGTGATAAGGAAGGACGCGATGAGTGGCTAAGCGTGTACCTGAGACTGCTAGAAGGCATTCCGGGAAG CTACGAGTACTGCGTGGAGCTGTTGCACAACGACGCTGCCAAGACGGTCAAAATGGAGGGGACACAGTCGTTCGACATACAGGAGCGCTTTGGCTGGACGCGCTTCGCCCGGCTGGACTGGATCTGTGCGAATGGGTTCGTCAGCGAGGAGCAGGACGCGCTGTACTTTCGATTTTCCCTCCGGCCACCGAACTACAAGGCAAAGTGCGAATATCACCATCTACTGCGGCTGGAAGCGAAGCGGGAATGTGAGCTACTGAAGCG TGAACTGATACCGTCGTACAGCACGAAGACTTACACGTTACGCAACTTTTCGGAGATGCAGCGCAAGGACAGCTTCATCTATTCGGACCCACTGGTGGACGATCTAGGATTCACCTGGAGACTGCTAATCTACGCCAACGGACACAATGAGGCGCGTGGCAATCATCTCAGCATCTATCTGATACTATTCGAAGGAGTATCTGCCAG CAGGTTCGAGTACCGGGTGGAGCTGCTACATCCCCAAAATCCGACCGCCAACATCAAGATGGAGGGCGTGAACGTGTTCAAGCTGAAGAAGATCTGGGGCTGGCCACAGTTTATGGATCACGAGCGGCTGCAGGAGGAGGGCTACCTCGACCAGTCGGCGGACACGCTCGAGTTCCGCCTGTCCATGTGCCCGCCGGACATTAAGCTGAAGTGTGAATATCAGCAGGAGTTTATACGCAAGCTTAAGGAAAATCAGAAATAG